The sequence CCTTGGTCAGTTGGGCCAGAGCGCCCTTCGACGCGCTGTAGGCGGCGCCTTCGGGCAGGGCGACGGTGCAGGTGTAGGAGCCGGTACTGACGATGGCGCCGCCGCCGCGGTTCTTCATGGCCCGGAAGGCTTCGCGGGTGCAGAAGAAGGAGCCGCGGGCGTTGACCGCCATCACGGCGTCCCAGTCCTCGGCGGAGGTTTCGGTGATGGGCTTGTTCAAGGCGCGTCCGGCGTTGTTCACCAGGATGTCCAGGCCTCCGAAGGTATCCAGAGCCGATTGCACCGCGCGGGCGGCGGTCTCTTCCTGCGCGATGTCGCCGCGCATCGCGAGTACGCCGGGAAACTCGTCCGGCAGAGTCGTGATGTCGGGGCGTAGGTCGACGGCGACGACGCGGGCGCCGCGGGCGTGGAGGAGCGC is a genomic window of Streptomyces sp. Edi2 containing:
- a CDS encoding SDR family oxidoreductase, whose amino-acid sequence is MTSATASAEASESAEFAGKTALVTGAARGVGKETVALLHARGARVVAVDLRPDITTLPDEFPGVLAMRGDIAQEETAARAVQSALDTFGGLDILVNNAGRALNKPITETSAEDWDAVMAVNARGSFFCTREAFRAMKNRGGGAIVSTGSYTCTVALPEGAAYSASKGALAQLTKVLAVEGGPLGIRANIVAAGVIETDFLDTIRSDSRAYLASFANAQPLGRVAQPEEIAEVLCFLASPRSSFITGAVVAADGGFTAV